The following coding sequences lie in one Apium graveolens cultivar Ventura chromosome 3, ASM990537v1, whole genome shotgun sequence genomic window:
- the LOC141711817 gene encoding protein ACTIVITY OF BC1 COMPLEX KINASE 3, chloroplastic-like: MTTLTLAGAAYSIATSGYSKPTIKFSKRASPPLHAALAEATNTSSSSNNKNAVVPIKLGLTSSSSSSSIDRTDEMQAEAKALARAVNATIYSPEMLYTRYGSSPFKVLKRAFKILSGIGLFGFRVWVDQLQGKSDERRRLRAVQLRSVLTRLGPTFVKVGQGLSTRPDICPPEYLEELSELQDAIPTFPDDEALSCIERELGLPLESIYSSMSVTPIAAASLGQVYKAQLKYSGQIVAVKVQRPGIEETIGLDFYLIRGVGHLINKYVSIVTSDVVALIDEFASRVYQELNYVQEGQNAKRFRNLYADKADVLVPDIFWDYTGVKVLTMEWVEGVKLSEQDAIERQGLNVLDLVNAGIQCSLRQLLEYGFFHADPHPGNLLATPDGKLAFLDFGMMSETPENARSAIIGHVVHLVNRDYEAMARDYYALDFVSPDVDVSPIVPALENFFDNALNATVSELNFKTIVDGLGAVLYEYPFNVPPYYALILRSLTVLEGLALYADPNFKVLAASYPYFAKRLLTDPNPYLRDALIELLFKDGRFRWNRLENLLVQGKRDKDFSANDALQPVLKLLLGPDGEQLRALVIRESVRVSEAVIFGTMIDTYNSIPGPLKNLFFNNNVAGPTVLSDSEQKGLMELRAQVIRIWGLLSSSKSFDPSMLQPLLQVLQEPEAQNLGRRVFGGITQRFAARLLQQYLRAPTSPTSTS; this comes from the exons ATGACCACTCTCACCCTCGCCGGCGCCGCCTATTCCATCGCCACCTCCGGCTACTCCAAACCCACCATCAAATTCTCCAAAAGAGCATCGCCACCGCTCCACGCCGCCTTAGCCGAGGCCACAAACACTTCATCATCATCAAACAACAAAAACGCCGTCGTTCCAATTAAACTAGGCTtaacatcatcatcatcatcatcatcaattGATCGAACGGATGAGATGCAAGCAGAGGCAAAGGCTTTGGCCAGAGCTGTGAATGCAACCATTTATAGCCCAGAAATGCTTTATACTAGATATGGGTCTAGCCCATTTAAGGTGTTGAAAAGGGCTTTCAAGATTTTATCTGGAATTGGGCTTTTTGGGTTTAGGGTTTGGGTTGATCAGCTACAGGGTAAGAGTGATGAGAGGAGGAGATTGAGAGCTGTTCAATTGAGGAGTGTTTTGACTCGTTTGGGTCCTACTTTTGTTAAGGTTGGACAGGGTTTGTCGACAAGGCCTGATATTTGTCCGCCTgagtatcttgaagagctttcCGAATTGCAG GATGCTATACCAACATTTCCAGATGATGAGGCGCTTTCATGTATCGAGAGAGAGCTGGGTCTTCCGCTGGAATCAATTTACTCGTCAATGTCTGTAACGCCAATTGCTGCAGCGAGTCTAGGCCAAGTTTATAAGGCTCAGCTTAAATACTCCGGGCAGATAGTTGCTGTAAAGGTGCAGCGACCTGGCATTGAAGAAACAATAGGACTAGATTTCTACCTGATAAGGGGTGTAGGACACCTTATAAATAAATACGTGAGCATAGTTACTAGTGACGTTGTTGCTCTAATAGATGAATTTGCCAGTAGAGTTTATCAAGAGCTTAACTACGTTCAG GAGGGGCAGAACGCTAAGAGGTTTAGAAATTTGTATGCTGACAAGGCGGATGTCCTTGTACCAGATATATTTTGGGACTACACCGGTGTCAAAGTTTTAACAATGGAATGGGTTGAAGGTGTGAAGTTAAGTGAGCAAGACGCTATTGAAAGGCAAGGGTTGAATGTGTTGGATCTGGTTAATGCTGGTATACAGTGTAGTCTTAGACAGCTACTTGAGTATGGGTTTTTCCATGCTGATCCACATCCTGGAAATCTTTTGGCGACACCTGATGGAAAGCTTGCTTTTTTAGATTTTGGAATGATGAGTGAGACTCCTGAAAATGCAAGATCAGCTATCATAGGTCATGTTGTTCACCTAGTAAATCGGGACTATGAAGCTATGGCTCGTGATTATTATGCATTAGACTTTGTGTCCCCCGATGTAGATGTTTCTCCAATAGTTCCAGCCCTTGAGAACTTCTTTGATAACGCACTTAATGCAACTGTGAGTGAGCTTAACTTTAAAACAATAGTGGACGGTCTCGGGGCTGTGCTTTATGAATATCCATTCAATG TCCCACCTTATTATGCATTGATATTAAGATCGCTGACTGTTCTGGAAGGCTTGGCATTATACGCTGATCCCAATTTCAAGGTGCTGGCTGCTTCATATCCATATTTTGCCAAAAGACTTCTCACTGATCCAAATCCATATCTGAGAGATGCTCTTATTGAATTGCTTTTCAAGGATGGGAGGTTCAG GTGGAATAGACTTGAAAACTTGCTTGTCCAGGGTAAAAGGGATAAAGATTTTTCAGCAAATGATGCATTACAACCTGTGCTGAAGCTATTATTGGGTCCTGATGGCGAACAGCTCAGGGCTTTAGTTATAAGAGAGTCTGTCCGAGTTTCTGAAGCTGTTATATTTGGCACAATGATTGATACATACAACTCTATTCCCGGGCCTTTAAAGAATCTGTTCTTCAATAATAATGTAGCTGGGCCTACTGTCCTAAGTGATAGTGAACAGAAAGGCTTGATGGAACTTAGAGCACAAGTAATCAGGATTTGGGGGCTTCTTAGTTCCTCTAAGAGTTTTGATCCTTCCATGTTACAGCCACTTTTACAG GTCCTTCAAGAACCAGAGGCACAAAATCTTGGAAGGCGGGTATTTGGTGGAATTACGCAACGTTTTGCAGCTCGTTTGCTGCAACAATATCTTAGAGCCCCAACATCTCCGACTTCAACTTCGTAA
- the LOC141711816 gene encoding cytochrome P450 97B2, chloroplastic, producing the protein MATLTAASSPCWMMMNQPLQHSLSSSSRLTHFNSFSHCTTLYNSSSNSNQSLLRCQSTNTEDKTKRTLMDNASNLLTNLLSGGSLGSMPIAEGAVSDLFDRPLFFSLYDWFIEHGSVYKLAFGPKAFVVVSDPIVARHILRENAFSYDKGVLADILEPIMGKGLIPADISTWKQRRRVIAPGFHTLYLETMVKVFTNCSERTVLKLENLLKERSLTGQETVELDLEAEFSNLALDIIGLGVFNYDFGSVTKESPVIQAVYGTLFEAEHRSTFYIPYWKVPLVRWVVPRQRKFQNDLKVINDCLDGLIKNAKETREETDVEKLQQRDYVNLKDASLLRFLVDMRGADVDDRQLRDDLMTMLIAGHETTAAVLTWAIFLLAQHPAKMKKAQAEIDSVLSHEEITFESVKKLEYLRLIVVEVLRLYPQPPLLIRRSLTSDQLPGGYNGDKNGYNLPAGTDVFISVYNLHRSPYFWDKPDEFEPERFLVQKQSEVEGWAGFDPSRSPGALYPNEIIADFSFLPFGGGPRKCVGDQFALMESTVALAMLLKKFDVELRGSPDSVELVTGATMHTKNGLWCKVKKRSDVH; encoded by the exons ATGGCTACTTTAACAGCAGCTAGCAGCCCTTGTTGGATGATGATGAATCAGCCACTTCAACACTCACTTTCCTCTTCTTCAAGACTCACTCACTTCAACTCTTTTTCACACTGCACTACTCTCTATAATTCCAGTAGCAACTCCAACCAATCTCTCCTCAG GTGTCAATCTACTAATACTGAAGATAAAACAAAAAGGACCTTGATGGATAATGCAAGTAATTTACTCACTAATTTGCTAAGCGGAGGAAGTCTAGGGTCTATGCCTATTGCTGAGGGTGCAGTTTCTGATCTATTCGACCGGCCTCTGTTCTTCTCATTGTACGACTGGTTTATAGAG CATGGCTCAGTGTATAAACTTGCTTTTGGACCAAAAGCGTTTGTTGTAGTGTCAGATCCTATTGTGGCAAGACATATACTTCGTGAAAATGCGTTTTCTTATGACAAG GGAGTTCTTGCCGATATTTTAGAACCAATAATGGGAAAAGGATTAATACCTGCTGATATCAGCACATGGAAACAGCGAAGAAGAG TTATTGCACCTGGGTTTCACACGTTATATTTGGAAACCATGGTTAAAGTATTCACAAATTGTTCTGAGAGAACAGTGTTGAAACTTGAAAACCTTCTAAAGGAAAGGAGCTTGACTGGACAAGAGACAGTTGAGTTGGATCTTGAAGCAGAATTTTCAAATTTGGCACTCGACATTATAGGGCTTGGCGTTTTCAACTATGATTTTGGTTCTGTCACTAAAGAGTCCCCTGTGATTCAG GCAGTGTATGGAACACTTTTTGAAGCTGAACATCGATCTACTTTTTATATTCCTTACTGGAAAGTTCCCCTAGTACGCTGGGTGGTTCCCAGACAGAGGAAGTTCCAAAATGATCTAAAGGTGATCAATGACTGTCTCGACGGTCTCATCAAAAATGCAAAGGAGACAAGGGAG GAAACAGATGTTGAGAAGCTGCAGCAAAGAGATTATGTAAATCTTAAG GATGCAAGTCTTCTTCGTTTCCTAGTCGATATGAGGGGAGCCGATGTTGATGATCGCCAG CTAAGAGATGACTTGATGACGATGCTTATAGCTGGCCATGAAACCACCGCTGCTGTCCTTACTTGGGCTATTTTCCTCCTAGCACAG CATCCTGCCAAAATGAAGAAAGCTCAGGCAGAGATTGATTCTGTTCTCAGTCACGAGGAGATAACCTTTGAATCGGTTAAAAAATTAGA GTACCTACGTCTTATAGTTGTGGAGGTTCTCCGTTTATATCCACAGCCTCCATTGCTCATCCGACGTTCCCTAACATCTGATCAATTACCAG GAGGTTATAATGGAGACAAAAATGGATACAATCTTCCAGCTGGAACTGATGTTTTTATTTCT GTATATAATCTTCATAGATCTCCATACTTTTGGGACAAGCCCGATGAATTTGAACCTGAGAGATTTCTAGTTCAGAAGCAGAGTGAAGTAGAAGGGTGGGCTGGTTTTGATCCGTCTAGAAGTCCCGGAGCATTATACCCAAATGAG ATTATAGCCGACTTCTCCTTCTTGCCTTTTGGTGGAGGGCCAAGAAAATGTGTGGGAGACCAATTTGCTCTCATGGAGTCAACTGTAGCATTGGCAATGTTGTTAAAGAAGTTTGATGTTGAGCTTAGAGGATCTCCAGATTCAGTCGAACTGGTTACGGGGGCAACAATGCATACAAAGAATGGACTATGGTGCAAAGTTAAGAAGAGATCCGACGTACATTGA